Proteins encoded within one genomic window of Mesorhizobium sp. AR10:
- a CDS encoding GNAT family N-acetyltransferase: MSEIEFRRAQALDLSAIVAMLADDALGAAREDPSTPLASSYLDAFRAIDADPNQMLAVAVEAGQVVATLQLTFLPGISRKGAWRGQIESVRVARPWRSRGVGQLMIEWAIEQCRARGCSVVQLTTDKDRAQAHAFYERLGFTASHLGYKMAL; encoded by the coding sequence ATGAGCGAAATCGAGTTCCGTCGCGCGCAAGCGCTCGACCTATCGGCGATCGTTGCCATGCTCGCCGACGACGCTCTCGGCGCGGCGCGCGAAGACCCGTCGACGCCGCTCGCGTCCTCCTATCTCGATGCCTTCCGGGCCATCGACGCCGATCCCAACCAGATGCTGGCCGTGGCCGTGGAAGCCGGGCAGGTGGTCGCAACCCTGCAGCTCACCTTCCTTCCGGGGATTTCCAGGAAGGGCGCCTGGCGCGGCCAGATCGAATCGGTTCGCGTCGCCCGGCCATGGCGGTCTCGCGGCGTCGGCCAGCTGATGATCGAATGGGCGATTGAACAGTGCCGCGCGCGCGGCTGCAGCGTCGTCCAACTCACCACCGACAAGGACCGGGCGCAGGCGCACGCTTTCTACGAGCGCCTCGGCTTCACCGCCAGCCATCTCGGCTACAAGATGGCGTTGTAG
- a CDS encoding sugar ABC transporter ATP-binding protein yields the protein MSPRLQFAGISKLFPAVRALSDVSFAVGAGEIHGLLGENGAGKSTLLRILSGVYRPTTGSVLIDGKPVTLNNPVAARAAGVAMIHQELQQVPRLSVAQNMFLGHPLTRGGIFVARREQERRAAEALAAIDPSIDPAAPLGSLKVAQRQIVEIARALLDRASIVAMDEPTSSLTPSEFERLAQVIAGLARDGVAVVYVSHKLDEVFGICQRATIMRDGVVVDSVDLAQVSEKAVVAMMVGRELAQEQHHSHATTDVRLSVRGLASATKVRDASFDLHRGEVLGIAGLVGSGRTELLRLLAGADCASAGTVEIDGKATKLSTPRDAIAAGIGLVPEERKREGIVPLRSISSNMALASMGVFAPRGVIDHRRLKRVASEKMSRVNLRPFLLDRPIRLFSGGNQQKAIIGRWLAAGTRILLFDEPTRGIDVGAKAEIYHLIEELAAEGHSVVVVSSELPEVIRLADRVLVMRDGTVAAELDRASLSEQAIAAHAIPQTQMQAGKTGPQARQ from the coding sequence ATGTCACCTCGGCTGCAATTCGCAGGTATTTCCAAGCTGTTTCCGGCCGTACGGGCGCTCAGTGATGTGTCCTTCGCGGTCGGCGCCGGCGAAATCCATGGCCTGCTCGGTGAGAATGGCGCCGGCAAGTCGACGCTGCTGCGCATCCTGTCGGGGGTCTACCGGCCGACGACGGGAAGCGTGCTGATCGACGGCAAGCCGGTGACGCTGAACAACCCGGTCGCGGCCCGCGCCGCGGGCGTCGCCATGATCCACCAGGAATTGCAGCAGGTACCGCGGCTCAGCGTCGCCCAGAATATGTTTCTCGGTCATCCGCTGACGCGCGGCGGCATCTTCGTGGCACGGCGCGAGCAGGAGCGCCGCGCCGCTGAAGCCCTTGCGGCAATCGATCCATCCATCGATCCGGCAGCGCCGCTCGGCAGCCTGAAGGTGGCGCAGCGGCAGATCGTCGAGATCGCCCGCGCGTTGCTCGACCGCGCCAGCATTGTGGCCATGGACGAGCCGACATCGAGCCTGACGCCGAGCGAATTCGAGCGCCTGGCGCAAGTCATCGCCGGGCTGGCCCGCGACGGTGTCGCCGTCGTCTATGTCTCGCACAAGCTGGACGAAGTATTCGGCATCTGCCAGCGCGCCACCATCATGCGTGACGGTGTCGTCGTTGATTCAGTCGATCTCGCGCAGGTGTCGGAGAAAGCCGTCGTCGCGATGATGGTCGGGCGCGAACTGGCGCAGGAACAGCACCACTCCCATGCGACCACTGATGTCAGGCTCAGCGTGCGCGGCCTGGCCTCAGCGACCAAGGTCCGCGATGCTTCCTTCGACCTGCATCGCGGCGAGGTGCTAGGCATTGCCGGCCTGGTCGGATCGGGCCGTACCGAACTGTTGCGGCTGCTGGCCGGCGCCGACTGCGCCTCGGCAGGCACCGTCGAGATCGACGGCAAGGCCACAAAACTTTCCACCCCGCGCGACGCCATCGCCGCCGGCATCGGCCTGGTGCCGGAGGAGCGCAAGCGCGAAGGCATCGTGCCGCTGCGCTCCATCTCGAGCAACATGGCGCTGGCTTCGATGGGCGTGTTCGCGCCGCGCGGCGTCATCGATCATCGCCGGCTGAAACGGGTGGCTAGCGAGAAGATGAGCCGCGTCAATCTGCGGCCGTTCCTGCTCGACCGGCCGATCCGCCTGTTCAGCGGCGGCAACCAGCAGAAGGCGATCATCGGCCGCTGGCTGGCGGCGGGAACGCGCATCCTTTTGTTCGACGAGCCGACGCGCGGCATCGATGTCGGCGCCAAGGCGGAGATTTATCATTTGATCGAGGAGCTCGCCGCCGAGGGCCATTCGGTGGTCGTCGTGTCGTCGGAGCTTCCCGAGGTGATCCGGCTTGCCGACCGCGTGCTGGTCATGCGCGACGGCACGGTCGCTGCCGAGCTCGACCGGGCAAGTCTCAGCGAACAGGCGATCGCGGCGCATGCCATACCACAAACGCAAATGCAGGCCGGCAAAACCGGACCGCAGGCAAGGCAGTAG
- a CDS encoding ribokinase — protein MTPPLVTVFGSLHYDIMVEAPDRPRKGETVTGHAWHPKCGGKGGNQAVSVARAGVPAAMIGAVGDDDFGKALLDNLDRNRVDRRFVRVAVGAGSGLSVAIFDEGGDYGAVIVSGSNLTLGEKDIAAAADVVVQTAVLLQQNEVPEAANIAAARAIKAAGGRVVLNAAPARKLSDDLIVLVDIVIVNAIEAEFLAGVPVVDTLDGAGEAARRLVDVYPAAIVTAGGEGVAYCHRDGQAFALAAIPVKVVSTHGAGDEFVGAFAAGLARGEPIEAAIAAANAAAALLVSTPEQERGAL, from the coding sequence ATGACGCCGCCTTTGGTGACCGTATTCGGCAGCCTGCATTACGACATCATGGTCGAGGCACCCGACCGCCCACGCAAGGGCGAGACGGTGACTGGCCACGCCTGGCATCCGAAATGCGGCGGCAAGGGCGGCAACCAGGCTGTCTCAGTGGCCCGCGCGGGCGTGCCCGCAGCGATGATCGGCGCGGTCGGCGATGACGATTTCGGCAAGGCGCTGCTGGACAATCTCGACCGTAACCGCGTCGACCGCCGCTTCGTGCGGGTGGCAGTCGGAGCCGGCTCGGGCCTGAGCGTGGCGATCTTCGACGAGGGCGGCGACTATGGCGCCGTGATCGTCTCCGGCAGCAATCTCACTCTGGGCGAAAAGGACATCGCAGCGGCGGCTGACGTGGTGGTGCAGACTGCGGTGCTGCTGCAGCAGAACGAGGTGCCCGAAGCCGCCAACATCGCCGCCGCCCGCGCTATCAAGGCAGCCGGCGGCCGCGTCGTGCTCAACGCCGCACCGGCGCGCAAACTCTCCGACGACCTGATCGTGCTGGTCGACATCGTCATCGTCAACGCCATCGAGGCGGAATTCCTTGCCGGCGTTCCGGTGGTCGACACGCTCGACGGCGCGGGGGAAGCGGCTCGCCGTCTGGTCGATGTCTATCCGGCCGCCATCGTGACGGCGGGTGGGGAGGGCGTCGCCTATTGCCACCGCGATGGCCAGGCGTTCGCGCTGGCCGCCATCCCGGTGAAAGTCGTCAGCACCCATGGCGCCGGCGACGAATTCGTCGGCGCCTTTGCGGCAGGGCTTGCCCGTGGAGAGCCCATCGAGGCGGCCATCGCCGCGGCCAATGCCGCGGCGGCCTTGCTGGTCTCCACGCCGGAACAGGAACGCGGCGCGCTCTGA
- a CDS encoding MurR/RpiR family transcriptional regulator, translating into MTLSNLDLKAVGPRIRMMMPHLTPLEAKVVETVFGRRGFDETIPLKQIAEEAGVSEAMVVKIAKKLGFSGYRDFRTAVYEYSRLPTAEMHQELSVDDSSAEIVQKVFRTSIHALEETLAILDMEDFDRAADLLYRAKNRDFYGVGGSAQIARDVSHKFLRIGIRASVYDDSHMMLMSASLLGADDIAVGFSHSGNTSAVIDAIHLARKSGARTLAITNYDNSPLAQIADIVLCSTAQGSPLMGENAAARIAQLNILDALFVAVAQRDYQAAERNLGRTMSAVTSKRKDRGT; encoded by the coding sequence ATGACGTTGAGCAATCTCGATCTGAAAGCCGTAGGACCGCGCATCCGCATGATGATGCCGCATCTCACGCCGCTCGAGGCCAAGGTGGTGGAAACCGTTTTTGGCCGGCGCGGCTTCGACGAGACCATTCCGCTGAAGCAGATCGCCGAGGAGGCCGGCGTGTCGGAAGCGATGGTGGTCAAGATCGCCAAGAAACTCGGCTTCTCCGGCTATCGCGACTTTCGCACCGCCGTCTATGAATACAGCCGCCTGCCGACCGCCGAGATGCACCAGGAATTGTCGGTCGACGACAGCTCGGCCGAGATCGTGCAAAAAGTGTTCCGCACCTCGATCCATGCGCTGGAGGAGACGCTGGCGATCCTCGACATGGAGGATTTCGACCGCGCCGCCGATCTGCTCTACCGCGCCAAAAACCGCGACTTCTACGGCGTCGGCGGCTCGGCCCAGATCGCGCGCGACGTCTCGCACAAATTCCTGCGCATCGGCATCCGCGCCTCGGTCTATGACGACTCGCACATGATGCTGATGTCGGCCTCGCTGCTCGGCGCCGACGACATCGCCGTCGGCTTTTCACATTCCGGCAACACCTCAGCCGTCATCGACGCCATCCATCTCGCCCGCAAGAGCGGCGCGCGCACGCTGGCCATCACCAATTACGACAACTCGCCGCTGGCGCAGATCGCCGACATCGTGCTGTGCTCGACCGCGCAGGGCTCGCCGCTGATGGGCGAAAACGCGGCGGCGCGCATCGCCCAGCTCAACATTCTCGACGCGCTGTTCGTGGCGGTGGCGCAGCGCGACTACCAGGCGGCGGAACGCAATCTCGGCCGCACCATGTCGGCGGTGACATCGAAGCGGAAAGACCGGGGCACATGA
- a CDS encoding DUF4242 domain-containing protein — protein MPTFIIEREIPGADKLSPAELRDISAKSNEVVAGLGEPYTWVTSYVAGDKIYCVHEADSADTVERHAREGGFPANKVTKIAAFIGPETAQARG, from the coding sequence ATGCCAACATTCATCATCGAGCGCGAGATCCCGGGCGCAGACAAGCTCAGCCCGGCCGAGCTCAGGGATATTTCGGCGAAGTCCAACGAAGTCGTGGCCGGATTGGGCGAGCCCTATACCTGGGTGACGAGCTATGTCGCCGGCGACAAGATATACTGCGTCCACGAAGCCGACAGCGCCGACACCGTCGAGCGGCATGCCCGCGAGGGCGGCTTCCCCGCCAACAAGGTCACGAAGATCGCTGCGTTCATCGGACCGGAGACGGCGCAAGCCAGGGGCTGA
- a CDS encoding BTAD domain-containing putative transcriptional regulator yields the protein MGRKIRLLGEPAIFDTDGQSQSVRGHQAWALLARVVLSRAPLDRRGLASELFPETIDPLGSLRWCLASLRKALNASECLNGDPVECNFAPDIEVDVLRLDRDDLDVEVAGPLLGTLEPRCSPEFSTWLLVERQRISGIVEARIRQETIRAMAVEDYERAVRLAGLGVRRSPYDEGSHILLVKSLALAGRYPAALEQVEATEAVFLAELGEKPSAALRSAARRTIASQPGGISPEAFVKSLVQSGLAALAAGAADAGIDCLRRAVRDAEKINNPHLSAKATFELGTALVHSVRGYDDEGSILLSQSTELARKAGSAGIASAAFRELGYVEALAGRRPTAAAYLAQAEELAADSDALAGIHGVIGFNLVDWGRLEDGMAHYAVSLEHARSAGNRRREIWSLGLGGWGLLAADRLEEADSWLADCLTLVDEQHWISFRPWPVAVLSESRTRQQAPARELRPRLEEAFALSCQMNDPCWEGAVARVLALTYAAEGALPQAMEWLGEAGRRCARDTDVYAALQVEILASQAEISLKQGRPEVADAIGREWLALAARTHRDAHVVRAAAFIGGQG from the coding sequence ATGGGCAGGAAAATCAGGCTTCTAGGCGAACCTGCGATCTTCGATACCGATGGACAAAGCCAGTCGGTGCGCGGCCATCAGGCCTGGGCGCTGCTTGCCCGCGTGGTGCTGTCGCGCGCCCCGCTCGACCGCCGAGGCCTGGCGTCGGAACTGTTTCCCGAAACCATCGATCCACTCGGGTCGCTGCGCTGGTGCCTGGCCTCATTGCGCAAGGCGCTCAACGCTTCGGAATGCCTGAACGGCGATCCGGTCGAATGCAATTTTGCGCCCGATATCGAGGTCGATGTACTGCGGCTCGACCGAGACGATCTCGACGTCGAGGTTGCAGGCCCGCTGCTCGGTACGCTGGAGCCGCGCTGCAGCCCGGAATTCTCGACCTGGTTGCTGGTCGAGCGCCAGCGCATTTCCGGCATTGTCGAAGCCAGGATCAGGCAGGAAACCATCCGCGCGATGGCGGTCGAGGATTATGAACGCGCCGTCAGGCTGGCCGGGCTTGGGGTGCGGCGCAGCCCCTATGATGAGGGCTCTCATATCCTTCTGGTCAAGAGCCTGGCGCTGGCCGGGCGCTACCCGGCAGCGCTCGAACAGGTCGAAGCAACCGAGGCGGTGTTCCTGGCCGAGCTTGGCGAAAAGCCTTCGGCCGCCCTGCGCAGCGCGGCGCGGCGCACCATAGCCTCGCAGCCTGGCGGCATTTCACCGGAAGCCTTCGTCAAGTCGCTGGTGCAGTCCGGGCTTGCGGCGCTCGCCGCCGGCGCGGCCGACGCCGGCATCGACTGCTTGCGCCGCGCCGTCCGCGACGCCGAGAAAATCAACAACCCGCATCTCAGCGCCAAAGCCACTTTCGAGCTCGGCACCGCGCTGGTGCATTCCGTCAGGGGCTATGACGATGAGGGCTCGATCCTGCTCAGCCAGAGCACCGAGCTGGCACGCAAGGCCGGCAGCGCCGGCATCGCGTCGGCGGCCTTTCGGGAACTCGGTTATGTCGAGGCGCTGGCCGGGCGCCGGCCGACGGCCGCAGCCTATCTGGCGCAAGCGGAGGAATTGGCCGCGGACAGCGACGCGTTGGCCGGCATCCATGGCGTCATCGGCTTCAACCTGGTCGACTGGGGCCGGCTCGAAGACGGCATGGCCCACTATGCCGTCTCGCTGGAGCATGCCCGCTCGGCTGGCAATCGCCGCCGTGAGATCTGGTCGCTGGGCCTGGGCGGCTGGGGCCTGCTTGCGGCCGACCGGCTGGAGGAAGCCGACAGCTGGCTGGCCGATTGCCTGACACTGGTCGACGAGCAGCACTGGATTTCGTTCCGGCCGTGGCCGGTCGCGGTGCTGAGCGAATCCCGCACCCGCCAGCAGGCGCCCGCACGGGAACTCAGGCCCAGGCTAGAAGAGGCCTTCGCGCTGAGCTGCCAGATGAACGACCCGTGTTGGGAAGGGGCGGTGGCGCGCGTGCTGGCGCTGACTTATGCCGCCGAGGGTGCACTGCCGCAAGCGATGGAGTGGCTTGGCGAGGCCGGCCGACGCTGCGCGCGCGATACCGATGTCTATGCCGCGCTGCAGGTGGAGATTCTCGCCAGCCAGGCTGAGATCAGCCTCAAACAGGGCCGCCCGGAAGTCGCTGACGCTATCGGCCGCGAATGGCTGGCGCTGGCCGCCCGCACACACAGGGATGCGCATGTCGTGCGCGCGGCGGCGTTTATTGGTGGGCAGGGGTAG
- a CDS encoding substrate-binding domain-containing protein → MKLLLAAATAALMALSIGSAFSADLAPLNSDSEKDRIDWSQLEAKFGAFPKLPDGTKAGAVSKTLTNEYWRSLGEGYKSFGDRVGVPVVYQAAQSEGDQLGQLTIAEGLVTQGYNVLLVSPQTDSNLQPIIEQAKAANVPVVNVNDAVIPQAEHYVGNVQRDNGVRVAKWFIKNRPDGGKVAIVEGQAGVYAAVQRTDGFKSTITEGGKFEVVASVPGNWDRQTSYDAATNILQQHPDLIGFYANNDGMALGIVEAVKAAGLQDKVAVFGTDGISDAYASIRAGELTGTVDSFPVLTGEVALESALRLVAGQKLPRVVATPQALITKDNADRYSGPGARKALLEDAAAGQ, encoded by the coding sequence ATGAAACTTCTGCTTGCCGCCGCCACCGCTGCCCTGATGGCCTTGTCCATCGGCTCGGCATTCTCGGCCGACCTCGCGCCGCTGAACTCCGATAGCGAGAAGGACCGCATCGACTGGTCGCAGCTGGAAGCCAAGTTCGGGGCCTTCCCCAAACTGCCCGACGGCACCAAGGCCGGCGCCGTTTCCAAGACGCTGACCAACGAGTACTGGCGCTCGCTGGGTGAGGGCTACAAGTCCTTCGGCGATCGCGTCGGTGTTCCCGTCGTCTATCAAGCGGCGCAGAGCGAAGGCGATCAGCTCGGACAGCTCACCATCGCCGAAGGCCTGGTCACGCAGGGCTACAACGTGCTGCTCGTCTCGCCGCAGACCGACTCCAATTTGCAGCCGATCATCGAACAGGCCAAGGCCGCCAACGTGCCGGTGGTCAACGTCAATGACGCGGTCATCCCGCAGGCCGAACACTATGTCGGCAACGTCCAGCGCGACAATGGCGTGCGCGTCGCCAAATGGTTCATCAAGAACCGGCCGGATGGCGGCAAGGTCGCTATCGTCGAAGGCCAGGCCGGCGTCTATGCCGCCGTCCAGCGCACCGACGGCTTCAAGTCCACCATCACCGAAGGCGGCAAGTTCGAGGTCGTCGCCAGCGTGCCCGGCAACTGGGACCGCCAGACCTCCTACGACGCCGCCACCAACATCCTGCAGCAGCACCCTGACCTGATCGGCTTCTATGCCAACAATGACGGCATGGCGCTGGGCATCGTCGAGGCGGTGAAGGCCGCCGGCCTGCAGGACAAGGTCGCCGTCTTCGGCACCGACGGCATCTCCGACGCCTATGCCTCGATCCGCGCCGGCGAACTGACCGGCACGGTCGACAGCTTCCCGGTACTGACCGGCGAAGTGGCGCTGGAATCGGCGCTGCGCCTCGTTGCTGGCCAGAAGCTGCCACGCGTCGTCGCCACGCCGCAGGCGCTGATCACCAAGGACAATGCCGACCGCTATTCCGGCCCCGGTGCACGCAAGGCGCTGCTCGAGGACGCGGCGGCGGGCCAGTAG
- a CDS encoding catalase — protein sequence MAKSSRNPNGTLAAIHDQKLMRGEGGELHQTAEGDVPVLTTAQGGPVSDDQNSLKIGARGPTVLEDFHFREKIFHFDHERIPERVVHARGYGAHGYFETYDSLAKYTRADIFQRAGEKTPAFVRFSTVAGSKGSVDLARDVRGFAVKLYTQEGNWDIVGNNIPVFFIQDAIKFPDLVHSVKEEPDRAFPQAQSAHDNFWDFISLTPESMHMIMWVMSDRAIPRSFRFMEGFGVHTFRMVNAKDESTFVKFHWKPKLGLQSVAWNEAVKINGADPDFHRRDLWDSIQAGNFPEWELQLQLFDQEFADSFDFDVLDATKLIPEEILAPIPVGRLVLDRMPDNFFAETEQVAFMTQNVPPGIDFSNDPLLQGRNFSYLDTQLKRLGGPNFTHIPINAPKCPFHHFQQDGHMAMRNPVGRVNYQPNSFGEGPRESPERGFRPFAEAEQGPKQRIRAESFADHYSQARQFYISQTPTEQGHIAAALTFELSKVKTAVIRERMVSHLLNIDDGLAKKVSADLGFKAMPKPADAAIATRRDLATAPSLSILANGPDRFEGRKLGILVTDGTDAALVKALTSALAKAGASFEIIAPKVGGAKASDGSLIEADQMLAGAPSVLYDAIALLPSASVMADLIKESTARDFVADAFAHCKFIGYVEAATPLFEKAGIADSLDDGVVALSGPKDVAGFMTKLGALRLWDREPKVKMS from the coding sequence ATGGCAAAGTCGTCGCGCAACCCGAACGGCACGCTTGCTGCCATTCACGATCAAAAGCTGATGCGCGGCGAAGGCGGCGAACTTCACCAGACCGCCGAGGGCGATGTGCCGGTGCTGACCACGGCGCAAGGCGGCCCGGTCTCGGATGACCAGAACTCGCTGAAGATCGGCGCACGTGGTCCGACGGTTCTCGAAGACTTTCATTTCCGCGAGAAGATTTTCCATTTCGATCACGAGCGCATACCCGAGCGCGTGGTCCATGCGCGCGGCTACGGCGCGCACGGCTATTTCGAAACCTATGATTCCCTGGCCAAATACACGCGTGCCGACATCTTCCAGCGCGCCGGCGAAAAGACCCCGGCCTTCGTGCGCTTCTCCACTGTCGCCGGCAGCAAAGGCTCGGTCGATCTGGCGCGCGACGTGCGCGGCTTCGCGGTCAAGCTCTACACGCAGGAAGGCAACTGGGACATTGTCGGCAACAACATCCCGGTGTTCTTCATCCAGGACGCCATCAAGTTTCCGGATCTCGTCCATTCGGTCAAGGAAGAGCCCGATCGTGCCTTCCCACAGGCGCAGTCGGCACATGACAATTTCTGGGATTTCATCTCGCTGACACCCGAAAGCATGCACATGATCATGTGGGTGATGTCGGACCGCGCCATTCCGCGCTCCTTCCGCTTCATGGAGGGTTTTGGCGTCCACACCTTCCGGATGGTCAATGCCAAGGACGAATCCACCTTCGTCAAGTTTCACTGGAAGCCGAAGCTCGGCCTGCAGTCGGTGGCCTGGAACGAGGCGGTGAAGATCAACGGCGCCGACCCCGACTTCCATCGTCGCGATCTGTGGGACTCGATCCAGGCCGGCAATTTTCCGGAGTGGGAGCTGCAGCTGCAATTGTTCGACCAGGAGTTCGCCGACAGCTTCGACTTCGACGTGCTCGACGCCACCAAGCTGATCCCCGAGGAAATCCTGGCGCCAATCCCGGTCGGTCGCCTGGTGCTCGACCGCATGCCCGACAATTTCTTCGCCGAGACCGAACAGGTTGCGTTCATGACGCAGAATGTCCCGCCCGGTATCGACTTCTCCAACGACCCGCTGCTGCAGGGGCGGAATTTTTCCTATCTCGACACCCAGCTGAAGCGGCTCGGCGGACCCAATTTCACGCATATCCCGATCAACGCGCCAAAATGCCCGTTCCATCATTTCCAGCAGGACGGCCACATGGCGATGCGCAATCCGGTCGGCAGGGTGAACTACCAGCCCAATTCCTTCGGTGAAGGCCCAAGGGAGTCTCCGGAACGCGGTTTCCGCCCGTTTGCCGAGGCCGAACAAGGTCCCAAGCAGCGCATCCGCGCCGAGAGTTTCGCCGATCACTACAGTCAGGCCCGGCAGTTCTACATCAGTCAGACACCGACGGAGCAAGGACACATCGCAGCCGCCCTGACCTTCGAACTGAGCAAGGTGAAGACTGCGGTCATTCGCGAACGCATGGTTTCGCACCTTCTCAACATCGATGACGGGCTTGCCAAGAAGGTCAGCGCCGATCTCGGATTTAAGGCGATGCCGAAACCCGCCGATGCGGCTATTGCCACCCGCCGGGATCTGGCCACCGCGCCCTCGCTCAGCATCCTGGCAAACGGTCCCGATCGTTTCGAGGGCCGCAAGCTCGGAATCCTCGTCACCGACGGCACCGACGCCGCGCTCGTCAAGGCGCTGACGTCGGCATTGGCCAAGGCCGGCGCCAGTTTCGAGATCATCGCTCCGAAGGTTGGCGGCGCGAAAGCCAGTGACGGCAGCCTCATCGAAGCGGATCAAATGCTCGCGGGCGCTCCATCCGTCCTCTACGACGCGATTGCGCTGCTGCCGTCGGCAAGCGTCATGGCGGATCTGATCAAGGAATCGACCGCCCGCGACTTCGTCGCCGACGCTTTTGCGCATTGCAAATTCATCGGCTACGTCGAGGCCGCTACGCCGCTGTTCGAGAAAGCGGGCATCGCCGACAGTCTCGATGACGGCGTCGTTGCACTGTCCGGTCCGAAAGATGTCGCCGGCTTCATGACCAAGCTCGGCGCCCTGCGTTTGTGGGATCGGGAACCCAAGGTGAAGATGTCCTAG
- a CDS encoding ABC transporter permease produces the protein MTDISENTATRPKADFLHRFSMRDAGTLIGLIVILAVFGALVPGFFAERNLINILQQSSINACLALGMTLVIISGGIDLSVGPTAALSAVISASMLVAGVPFPLAIAAGFAIGLLCGLLNGVLVAYVGLQPFIVTLGTLSTYRALALIYTGGNPVLGLPADFRAIFNGSLFGLPLSVIIVACVALIAWIILKKTPFGEYLLAVGGNEEAAYIAGVPIARTKIAAYMISGLLAALAAQILIGRLGAAEPILGNLWELDAIAAAAIGGASLMGGKGSVVGTILGAVILGTMRNGLTLMNVQSFYQLLATGLIILAAMLIDRVTRGRG, from the coding sequence ATGACGGACATATCGGAAAATACAGCAACGCGGCCCAAGGCGGATTTCCTGCACCGGTTTTCCATGCGCGACGCCGGCACGCTGATCGGCCTGATCGTCATCCTCGCCGTCTTCGGCGCGCTGGTGCCGGGCTTCTTTGCCGAGCGCAATCTGATCAACATCCTGCAGCAGTCGAGTATCAATGCCTGTCTGGCGCTGGGCATGACGCTGGTGATCATTTCCGGCGGCATCGACCTCTCCGTCGGGCCGACGGCGGCCCTTTCGGCCGTCATCTCGGCCTCGATGCTGGTCGCCGGCGTGCCGTTTCCACTGGCCATCGCCGCCGGCTTCGCCATCGGTCTGCTGTGCGGCCTGCTCAACGGCGTGCTCGTCGCCTATGTCGGGCTGCAACCCTTCATCGTCACATTGGGAACGCTCAGCACCTACCGGGCGCTGGCGCTGATCTACACCGGCGGCAATCCGGTGCTTGGTCTGCCGGCCGATTTCCGCGCCATCTTCAACGGCTCGCTGTTCGGGCTGCCGCTGTCGGTCATCATCGTCGCCTGCGTCGCGCTGATTGCCTGGATCATCCTCAAGAAGACGCCGTTCGGCGAATATCTGCTCGCCGTCGGCGGCAATGAGGAGGCGGCCTACATCGCCGGCGTGCCGATCGCCCGAACCAAGATCGCCGCCTACATGATCTCGGGCCTGCTGGCAGCACTTGCCGCGCAGATCTTGATTGGCCGGCTGGGTGCGGCCGAGCCCATTTTGGGCAATCTCTGGGAGCTCGACGCCATCGCCGCGGCGGCCATCGGCGGCGCCTCGCTGATGGGCGGCAAGGGCAGTGTCGTCGGCACCATTCTGGGCGCCGTCATCCTCGGCACCATGCGCAACGGCCTGACGCTGATGAATGTCCAGTCCTTCTATCAGCTGCTGGCAACTGGCCTTATAATCCTCGCCGCGATGCTTATCGATCGCGTGACGAGGGGACGTGGATGA